One stretch of Aquipuribacter sp. SD81 DNA includes these proteins:
- the ppc gene encoding phosphoenolpyruvate carboxylase, translating to MHSAEDTATTRTAPEGDERQDDVARFAAGVASDAQHAALRASVRQLATLLGEALTRHEGADLLALVERVRGLAREPDDGALHELLGGVDDETAVVLARAFTGYFQLVNVTEQLHRWREVTTDEVGPLQATAERIREALEAGTVERDFVRDVVGRVEYRPVFTAHPTEASRRTVLRLLQRIAAVVDEAEDPRRTSAEADRQDRRLAELVDLLWQTDELRIARPVPVDEARTAMYYLQSLASDVLPQLLEELDRRLGALDVVLPADARPLRFGTWAGGDRDGNPNVTPAVTLEVLALQHEAGLRELTRQVEDALTEMSSSTRVVQASPELLASLEADGEALPITFSQLRRLNAEEPYRLKLSFVRVRLQRTRERLETGAPHEPGRDYQSFGELLRDLVLVRDSMLAGGDLLTGDGAILRLVRTATAMGMGLATLDVREHSGKHHAALAELYGRLDELDTPYSDLERPERIALLSREMAGRRPLTGRSSIPADGPAAASLDLMLTLRTALDTYGPDVVETYIVSMTHDIDDLFAVVVLAREAGLVDLGGPDRPAVARIGFAPLFETVAELEIAGPLLDNLLSDPSYRRLVAARGDLQEIMLGYSDSSKDAGIAASQWQIQRAQRSLRDVAARHGVRLRLFHGRGGSVGRGGGPTAEAILAQPSGSLDGPIKITEQGEVISDKYILPGLGRWNLESALAAVVEASVLHRRSRQPAEVLQAWDATMDVVAAAGQQTYRGLVRDDALVDFFVTATPVDELGKMNIGSRPAKRPGGAGGLDDLRAIPWVFGWTQSRIILPGWFGVGSGLAAAREAGREDALREMYGSWSFFRTFLSNVQMTLAKTDLDIAARYVRTLVPEEAAGLFERIRAEHARTVEQVLWVTGQSELLESSPLLRQTLQLRDAYLAPLHALQVSLLARLRAIPEGQEAPPELQRALLLTINGIAAGLRNTG from the coding sequence ATGCACTCGGCCGAGGACACCGCGACCACCCGCACGGCACCCGAGGGCGACGAGCGGCAGGACGACGTCGCGCGGTTCGCCGCGGGCGTGGCCTCCGACGCCCAGCACGCCGCGCTGCGCGCGTCGGTGCGCCAGCTCGCCACCCTGCTGGGCGAGGCGCTGACCCGCCACGAGGGTGCGGACCTGCTCGCGCTCGTCGAGCGGGTCCGCGGCCTCGCGCGCGAGCCCGACGACGGGGCGCTGCACGAGCTCCTCGGCGGCGTCGACGACGAGACCGCCGTCGTCCTCGCGCGGGCGTTCACCGGGTACTTCCAGCTGGTCAACGTCACCGAGCAGCTGCACCGCTGGCGCGAGGTGACGACCGACGAGGTCGGCCCGCTGCAGGCGACCGCCGAGCGCATCCGCGAGGCGCTCGAGGCCGGAACGGTCGAGCGCGACTTCGTCCGCGACGTCGTCGGCCGGGTCGAGTACCGGCCCGTCTTCACCGCCCACCCCACCGAGGCGAGCCGCCGCACCGTGCTGCGCCTGCTGCAGCGGATCGCCGCGGTCGTCGACGAGGCCGAGGACCCCCGCCGCACGTCCGCCGAGGCCGACCGGCAGGACCGGCGCCTCGCCGAGCTCGTCGACCTGCTGTGGCAGACCGACGAGCTGCGCATCGCGCGGCCCGTGCCGGTCGACGAGGCGCGCACCGCCATGTACTACCTGCAGTCGCTCGCCTCCGACGTGCTGCCGCAGCTGCTGGAGGAGCTCGACCGCCGCCTCGGCGCTCTCGACGTCGTGCTGCCCGCCGACGCGCGCCCCCTGCGCTTCGGCACGTGGGCCGGCGGTGACCGCGACGGCAACCCGAACGTCACCCCCGCGGTCACCCTCGAGGTGCTCGCGCTGCAGCACGAGGCCGGCCTGCGCGAGCTCACCCGCCAGGTGGAGGACGCGCTCACCGAGATGTCGTCGTCGACGCGAGTCGTGCAGGCGAGCCCCGAGCTGCTCGCCTCGCTCGAGGCCGACGGCGAGGCCCTGCCCATCACGTTCTCCCAGCTGCGCCGGCTCAACGCCGAGGAGCCGTACCGGCTCAAGCTCAGCTTCGTGCGGGTGCGCCTGCAGCGGACCCGGGAGCGGCTGGAGACCGGTGCCCCGCACGAGCCGGGACGCGACTACCAGTCCTTCGGCGAGCTGCTGCGCGACCTCGTCCTGGTCCGCGACTCCATGCTGGCCGGCGGGGACCTGCTCACCGGTGACGGCGCCATCCTGCGGCTCGTGCGCACCGCCACCGCGATGGGCATGGGGCTCGCGACCCTCGACGTGCGCGAGCACAGCGGCAAGCACCACGCCGCGCTGGCGGAGCTGTACGGCCGCCTCGACGAGCTCGACACGCCCTACTCCGACCTCGAGCGGCCCGAGCGCATCGCGCTGCTGTCGCGCGAGATGGCCGGGCGGCGCCCGCTCACCGGGCGAAGCAGCATCCCCGCCGACGGGCCCGCCGCGGCCTCCCTCGACCTCATGCTCACGCTGCGGACGGCGCTGGACACCTACGGCCCGGACGTCGTCGAGACGTACATCGTGTCGATGACCCACGACATCGACGACCTCTTCGCGGTCGTCGTGCTCGCGCGCGAGGCGGGCCTCGTCGACCTCGGCGGGCCCGACCGCCCCGCGGTCGCGCGGATAGGGTTCGCGCCGCTGTTCGAGACCGTTGCGGAGCTGGAGATCGCCGGCCCGCTGCTCGACAACCTGCTGTCGGACCCGTCGTACCGGCGCCTCGTCGCCGCGCGCGGCGACCTGCAGGAGATCATGCTCGGCTACTCCGACTCCTCCAAGGACGCCGGCATCGCCGCCTCGCAGTGGCAGATCCAGCGCGCGCAGCGCTCGCTGCGTGACGTGGCCGCGCGCCACGGCGTGCGGCTGCGGCTGTTCCACGGCCGCGGCGGGTCGGTGGGGCGCGGCGGCGGCCCCACGGCCGAGGCGATCCTCGCCCAGCCGTCCGGCAGCCTCGACGGCCCCATCAAGATCACCGAGCAGGGCGAGGTGATCTCCGACAAGTACATCCTCCCCGGCCTGGGGCGCTGGAACCTCGAGAGCGCCCTCGCGGCGGTCGTCGAGGCCTCGGTGCTCCACCGGCGCAGCCGGCAGCCGGCCGAGGTGCTGCAGGCGTGGGACGCGACCATGGACGTCGTCGCCGCGGCCGGCCAGCAGACCTACCGCGGGCTCGTGCGCGACGACGCGCTCGTCGACTTCTTCGTCACCGCCACGCCGGTCGACGAGCTCGGCAAGATGAACATCGGCTCCCGCCCCGCCAAGCGCCCGGGCGGCGCGGGCGGCCTCGACGACCTGCGCGCCATCCCGTGGGTGTTTGGCTGGACCCAGTCACGCATCATCCTGCCCGGCTGGTTCGGCGTCGGCAGCGGCCTGGCCGCCGCCCGCGAGGCGGGCCGCGAGGACGCCCTGCGCGAGATGTACGGCTCGTGGAGCTTCTTCCGCACGTTCCTGTCGAACGTGCAGATGACGCTGGCGAAGACCGACCTCGACATCGCCGCCCGCTACGTGCGGACCCTCGTGCCCGAGGAGGCGGCCGGGCTGTTCGAGCGGATCCGCGCCGAGCACGCCCGCACCGTCGAGCAGGTGCTGTGGGTGACGGGGCAGAGCGAGCTGCTGGAGTCCTCGCCCCTGCTGCGGCAGACGCTGCAGCTGCGCGACGCCTACCTCGCGCCGCTGCACGCCCTGCAGGTGTCGCTGCTCGCCCGGCTGCGCGCGATCCCGGAGGGCCAGGAGGCGCCGCCGGAGCTGCAGCGGGCCCTCCTGCTCACCATCAACGGCATCGCGGCGGGTCTGCGCAACACCGGCTGA
- a CDS encoding ABC transporter permease → MTLANVRGHVVRLLLTCLAVTLGTAFVAGSFVLTDSIDETFSAIFATSDSTDAVVRLADAGPSGPAAATAEGAGGSAGAQADPEASDGGLLGLDVALVDDIEALDGVERAIPSLTGTAVLQGADGTAVRSGGAPSLGFAYDPDDPSVRLLDGRGAQAPDEVVVETATLAQSGLAVGDETVVVVNGTPLDVTVVGEATNDTPTAGATIVLLEEELAREQFAPTGLVPSITVTATDGLTQEEVVDRVAPLVPEGAEVVTGQQSADETQEALATALGFVTTFLLVFAGVALFVGAFIIFNTFSMLVAQRTRELALLRAIGASRGQVVRSVLGESVVVGLVGSLAGLGIGIGLAAALQRLIGALFGLELAGLPVGVRTVVATLVVGVVVTALAAVLPARRASRTAPVAAMRDEQALPKSQVRLRAALGLGLAALGAVAVGLVLGDVVTEQPLAVLGAGVAAVFLGVAIASPAVSKPVVWLVTAPVAGGAVGRLAQRNGLRNPRRTAATASALMIGLALVGAVSVLATSASASVADIVDDEFTGDLVVSDGGQPSIPLTVADEVRAVDGVEAVLELPFTPATLDGDDGTVMAVDPGTLPGLVELTAVEGDLGVLGDGVWLSESEAEDLGAGAGDTVAVQVANGEAVDREVLAVYEDSQLVATGAIVSQEVYDAGTEGLQSAGGGAGGVQYVLVDVADDADPAAVDDAVTEVAAGFLTLSVLDAEEFTSQQTAQINTVLGLLYALLGLSLVIATLGVVNTLALSVVERTREIGLLRAIGLTRVQLRRTVTIESVATTVFGALLGIVLGLAFGVALQRAIADDGLEVLAVPWLTVVVVLVGSAVVGVVAAVLPAWRATRIDVLRAITTD, encoded by the coding sequence GTGACCCTCGCCAACGTGCGCGGGCACGTCGTCCGACTGCTCCTCACCTGCCTCGCCGTCACCCTCGGCACGGCGTTCGTCGCGGGCTCCTTCGTGCTCACCGACTCCATCGACGAGACGTTCTCCGCGATCTTCGCCACGTCCGACAGCACCGACGCGGTCGTCCGCCTGGCCGACGCGGGCCCGAGCGGGCCCGCCGCGGCCACCGCGGAGGGCGCGGGCGGCAGCGCCGGGGCGCAGGCCGACCCGGAGGCCTCCGACGGTGGGCTGCTCGGCCTCGACGTCGCCCTCGTCGACGACATCGAGGCCCTCGACGGCGTCGAGCGCGCCATCCCGTCCCTCACCGGCACCGCCGTGCTGCAGGGCGCCGACGGGACCGCCGTGCGCAGCGGGGGCGCCCCCTCGCTCGGCTTCGCCTACGACCCCGACGACCCCTCGGTGCGCCTGCTCGACGGCCGGGGCGCGCAGGCGCCCGACGAGGTCGTCGTCGAGACGGCGACGCTCGCGCAGTCCGGGCTCGCGGTCGGCGACGAGACGGTCGTCGTGGTGAACGGCACGCCGCTCGACGTCACGGTCGTCGGCGAGGCCACGAACGACACCCCGACCGCGGGCGCCACGATCGTGCTGCTGGAGGAGGAGCTCGCGCGCGAGCAGTTCGCGCCGACCGGCCTGGTCCCCAGCATCACCGTGACGGCCACCGACGGCCTCACGCAGGAGGAGGTGGTGGACCGCGTCGCGCCGCTCGTGCCCGAGGGGGCGGAGGTCGTCACCGGTCAGCAGTCCGCCGACGAGACGCAGGAGGCCCTCGCCACCGCGCTCGGCTTCGTCACGACCTTCCTGCTCGTCTTCGCGGGGGTCGCACTGTTCGTCGGCGCCTTCATCATCTTCAACACCTTCTCGATGCTCGTCGCGCAGCGGACGCGCGAGCTCGCGCTGCTGCGCGCCATCGGCGCCTCCCGGGGGCAGGTCGTCCGCTCGGTGCTCGGCGAGTCCGTCGTGGTCGGCCTCGTCGGCTCCCTCGCCGGCCTCGGCATCGGCATCGGGCTCGCGGCCGCGCTGCAGCGGCTCATCGGGGCGCTGTTCGGCCTGGAGCTCGCCGGCCTGCCCGTCGGCGTGCGCACCGTGGTCGCCACGCTCGTCGTCGGGGTGGTCGTGACCGCGCTCGCGGCCGTGCTGCCCGCGCGGCGGGCCTCGCGCACGGCCCCCGTGGCCGCCATGCGCGACGAGCAGGCGCTGCCGAAGTCGCAGGTGCGGCTGCGTGCGGCTCTCGGGCTCGGCCTCGCCGCGCTCGGCGCCGTCGCGGTCGGTCTCGTCCTCGGCGACGTCGTCACCGAGCAGCCGCTCGCCGTGCTCGGCGCCGGGGTCGCCGCGGTCTTCCTCGGGGTCGCGATCGCCAGCCCGGCCGTGTCCAAGCCCGTCGTGTGGCTCGTCACGGCCCCGGTGGCCGGCGGCGCTGTCGGCCGGCTCGCGCAGCGCAACGGCCTGCGCAACCCGCGTCGCACCGCCGCGACCGCCAGCGCGCTCATGATCGGCCTCGCGCTCGTCGGGGCGGTGTCCGTGCTCGCGACCTCCGCGTCGGCGAGCGTCGCCGACATCGTCGACGACGAGTTCACGGGCGACCTCGTCGTCAGCGACGGCGGCCAGCCCTCGATCCCGCTCACCGTCGCCGACGAGGTCCGCGCCGTCGACGGGGTCGAGGCGGTCCTCGAGCTGCCCTTCACGCCCGCGACGCTCGACGGCGACGACGGCACGGTCATGGCCGTCGACCCCGGCACGCTGCCGGGGCTCGTGGAGCTCACGGCCGTCGAGGGCGACCTCGGGGTGCTCGGGGACGGCGTGTGGCTCAGCGAGTCCGAGGCCGAGGACCTCGGCGCGGGGGCGGGCGACACCGTCGCCGTGCAGGTCGCCAACGGCGAGGCCGTGGACCGCGAGGTGCTCGCCGTCTACGAGGACTCCCAGCTCGTCGCGACCGGCGCGATCGTGTCGCAGGAGGTCTACGACGCCGGCACGGAGGGCCTGCAGAGCGCGGGCGGCGGGGCGGGCGGCGTGCAGTACGTCCTCGTCGACGTCGCCGACGACGCGGACCCCGCCGCGGTCGACGACGCCGTCACCGAGGTGGCGGCCGGCTTCCTCACCCTGTCGGTGCTGGACGCGGAGGAGTTCACCTCGCAGCAGACGGCGCAGATCAACACGGTCCTCGGCCTGCTGTACGCGCTGCTCGGGCTGTCCCTCGTCATCGCGACGCTCGGGGTCGTCAACACCCTCGCCCTGTCGGTCGTGGAGCGGACCCGCGAGATCGGGCTGCTCCGGGCGATCGGCCTGACCCGCGTCCAGCTGCGGCGGACGGTGACGATCGAGTCGGTCGCCACGACCGTCTTCGGCGCCCTGCTCGGCATCGTGCTCGGCCTCGCGTTCGGGGTCGCGCTGCAGCGGGCGATCGCCGACGACGGCCTCGAGGTGCTCGCCGTCCCGTGGCTGACGGTCGTCGTCGTGCTCGTCGGCTCCGCGGTCGTCGGGGTCGTCGCCGCCGTGCTGCCCGCGTGGCGCGCGACCCGCATCGACGTCCTGCGGGCGATCACGACCGACTGA
- a CDS encoding ABC transporter ATP-binding protein has protein sequence MSDSTRTSTSPAPTDSDAPTDATGSASGDAPAHAADGPADAGDTDPAAEGHGRHAATPVASARALTKVYGTGEAAVRALDGVDIDFTRGEFTAIMGPSGSGKSTLMHCMAALDTPTSGQVVVDGVDVSTLKDKALTRLRRDRIGFVFQSFNLVPTLTAAENITLPLDIAGRKVDREWHDTVVGILGLGPRLRHRPNELSGGQQQRVAAARALVGRPAIVFADEPTGNLDSRSSAEVLGFLRRSVDDFGQSIVMVTHDPSAAGYADRVVFLADGEVVDEMRRPTAERVLDRMKTLGDL, from the coding sequence GTGAGCGACAGCACCCGCACGAGCACCTCCCCCGCCCCCACCGACAGCGACGCCCCCACCGACGCCACCGGCAGCGCGTCCGGCGACGCGCCCGCCCACGCTGCCGACGGGCCCGCCGACGCCGGCGACACCGACCCCGCGGCGGAGGGGCACGGCCGTCACGCGGCCACGCCGGTCGCCTCCGCGCGGGCCCTCACCAAGGTCTACGGCACCGGGGAGGCGGCGGTGCGTGCCCTCGACGGCGTAGACATCGACTTCACCCGCGGCGAGTTCACGGCGATCATGGGCCCGTCGGGGTCCGGCAAGTCGACGCTCATGCACTGCATGGCCGCGCTCGACACCCCCACGTCCGGGCAGGTCGTGGTCGACGGCGTCGACGTCTCGACCCTCAAGGACAAGGCCCTCACGCGGCTGCGGCGCGACCGGATCGGCTTCGTCTTCCAGTCGTTCAACCTCGTGCCGACCCTCACCGCGGCGGAGAACATCACCCTCCCGCTCGACATCGCGGGGCGGAAGGTCGACCGCGAGTGGCACGACACGGTCGTCGGCATCCTCGGGCTCGGTCCGCGCCTGCGCCACCGCCCCAACGAGCTGTCCGGCGGGCAGCAGCAGCGGGTGGCGGCGGCCCGCGCCCTCGTGGGCCGGCCGGCGATCGTCTTCGCCGACGAGCCGACCGGCAACCTCGACTCCCGCAGCTCCGCGGAGGTCCTCGGCTTCCTGCGGCGCAGCGTCGACGACTTCGGGCAGTCGATCGTCATGGTCACGCACGACCCGTCGGCGGCCGGCTACGCCGACCGCGTCGTGTTCCTCGCCGACGGCGAGGTCGTCGACGAGATGCGCCGTCCGACCGCCGAGCGGGTCCTCGACCGCATGAAGACGCTCGGGGACCTCTGA
- a CDS encoding RecB family exonuclease yields MTVSEHDSPPAGAAPSPGAPADRLGALSPSRAGDFKQCPLLFRFRTVDRLPQQPSGPALRGTVVHRALELLFEVPAPRRTPDHARSLLAPALDELAAEDPAVAALVGEGDARTAWLAEAGRLVDRWFELEDPRRLEPAARELYVEHRVADDLVLRGVVDRVDVAPDGRVRVVDYKTGRAPGEAFEQRALFQMKFYALLLWRTRGRVPTRVQLVYVGGQGETLPLDVDEHMLEAFERTLLVLWRAIRTAAETGDWQARPGRVCSWCDHRDLCPAWGGTPPPLPADAADRVLRLVPVERDPDAGTGGPQGAPWGAPGADPGANPMDPHPG; encoded by the coding sequence GTGACGGTCAGCGAGCACGACAGCCCCCCGGCAGGCGCCGCGCCGTCGCCGGGGGCACCGGCGGACCGCCTCGGGGCGCTGTCGCCGTCGCGGGCGGGCGACTTCAAGCAGTGCCCGCTGCTGTTCCGCTTCCGCACGGTCGACCGCCTGCCGCAGCAGCCGTCCGGGCCCGCGCTGCGTGGCACGGTCGTGCACCGCGCCCTCGAGCTGCTCTTCGAGGTGCCGGCCCCGCGCCGGACCCCCGACCACGCCCGGTCGCTGCTCGCGCCCGCGCTCGACGAGCTGGCGGCCGAGGACCCGGCGGTCGCGGCGCTCGTCGGCGAGGGCGACGCCCGCACGGCGTGGCTCGCGGAGGCCGGCCGCCTCGTCGACCGCTGGTTCGAGCTGGAGGACCCCCGCCGCCTGGAGCCCGCGGCGCGCGAGCTGTACGTCGAGCACCGGGTCGCCGACGACCTCGTGCTGCGGGGCGTCGTCGACCGGGTCGACGTCGCGCCGGACGGCCGGGTGCGCGTCGTCGACTACAAGACGGGGCGTGCGCCCGGCGAGGCGTTCGAGCAGCGGGCCCTGTTCCAGATGAAGTTCTACGCGCTGCTGCTGTGGCGGACCCGCGGCCGGGTGCCCACCCGGGTGCAGCTGGTGTACGTGGGCGGGCAGGGCGAGACGCTGCCGCTGGACGTGGACGAGCACATGCTGGAGGCGTTCGAGCGGACGCTGCTCGTGCTGTGGCGGGCGATCCGGACGGCCGCGGAGACCGGCGACTGGCAGGCGAGGCCCGGCCGCGTGTGCAGCTGGTGCGACCACCGCGACCTCTGCCCGGCGTGGGGTGGCACCCCTCCCCCGCTGCCGGCCGACGCGGCGGACCGGGTCCTGCGACTGGTGCCGGTCGAGCGCGACCCCGACGCCGGCACGGGCGGACCTCAGGGTGCTCCCTGGGGTGCACCGGGGGCAGATCCGGGGGCGAACCCGATGGACCCGCACCCGGGGTGA
- a CDS encoding site-2 protease family protein, translating to MSDAPARTSRRRRLRIATVAGVPVLLSPSWLVVAALVTFFFGPLASRSTGLGSTGGFGVAAVLAVLLAVSVLLHEAAHAVAARARGLHVAEVVVDLWGGHTSLGRPRTPGESALVSVVGPLVNVVLGGLALAAGALVDGPTAGSPEAVVGFLLAASAVVNLVLGVLNLVPGLPLDGGRVLEALVWRLTGQQDTGTVVAAWVGRLAAVGLVVWLLGRPLLAGRLPGTVDVVWVLLVGLFLWQGASGSLRVARFRRRAARVDLAAVSRPAVAVPARASVARLESLLAASPATAVVLVDDEGRPVALLDGGSVADVPTDQRDTTPASALGVRLPPTAVVPARLGPVAAVEALARSGGAGVVLVDDTGRPTARVLPDDFADAMGLA from the coding sequence GTGAGCGACGCGCCCGCGAGGACGTCCCGCCGGCGCCGCCTGAGGATCGCGACCGTCGCGGGCGTCCCGGTGCTGCTGTCCCCGTCGTGGCTCGTCGTGGCCGCGCTCGTCACCTTCTTCTTCGGTCCGCTCGCGTCCCGCTCGACCGGGCTCGGCAGCACGGGCGGGTTCGGCGTCGCGGCGGTGCTCGCGGTGCTCCTCGCCGTGTCCGTCCTCCTGCACGAGGCGGCGCACGCGGTCGCGGCGCGCGCCCGTGGTCTGCACGTGGCGGAGGTCGTCGTCGACCTGTGGGGCGGGCACACCTCGCTCGGCCGCCCGCGCACCCCCGGCGAGAGCGCGCTGGTGTCCGTCGTCGGCCCGCTGGTCAACGTCGTGCTCGGGGGGCTCGCCCTCGCCGCAGGCGCCCTGGTGGACGGTCCGACGGCGGGGAGCCCGGAGGCCGTCGTCGGCTTCCTCCTCGCCGCCTCCGCGGTCGTCAACCTCGTGCTCGGTGTGCTCAACCTCGTGCCGGGCCTCCCGCTGGACGGGGGCCGCGTGCTCGAGGCGCTCGTGTGGCGGCTGACCGGCCAGCAGGACACGGGCACGGTCGTCGCGGCGTGGGTCGGCCGGCTCGCCGCCGTCGGGCTCGTCGTGTGGCTGCTCGGGCGGCCCCTGCTCGCCGGGCGCCTGCCCGGCACCGTCGACGTCGTGTGGGTCCTGCTCGTCGGGCTGTTCCTCTGGCAGGGCGCGAGCGGCTCGCTGCGCGTGGCGCGCTTCCGGCGCCGGGCGGCGCGCGTGGACCTCGCGGCCGTGTCGCGGCCGGCCGTCGCGGTGCCCGCGCGCGCGAGCGTCGCCCGGCTCGAGAGCCTCCTCGCCGCCTCGCCCGCGACCGCGGTCGTGCTGGTCGACGACGAGGGCCGTCCGGTGGCCCTGCTCGACGGCGGTAGCGTCGCCGACGTGCCGACCGACCAGCGGGACACCACGCCCGCCAGCGCCCTCGGGGTCCGGCTGCCGCCGACCGCCGTCGTCCCCGCGCGACTCGGCCCGGTCGCGGCCGTCGAGGCGCTCGCCCGTTCCGGCGGGGCCGGCGTGGTCCTCGTCGACGACACCGGCCGGCCCACCGCGCGCGTGCTCCCGGACGACTTCGCCGACGCGATGGGCCTGGCGTGA
- a CDS encoding tRNA (adenine-N1)-methyltransferase: protein MREGGRRGPLREGDRVQLTDPKGKLHTITLAPGKVFHTHRGAIAHDDLLGRPEGTVVRSTADLEYLAQRPLLSDYVLSMPRGAAVVYPKDAGQIVHMGDVHPGARVLEAGVGSGALTMSLLRAVGDDGLVHSVERRQDFADIARGNVEQFFGGPHPAWRLQVGDLVETLEAAEQAGEPVRVDRCVLDMLAPWECLPAVARALEPGGVLVVYVATATQLSRTAEAAKEAGCWTEPGAWESMVRGWHLEGLAVRPQHRMVGHTGFLLTTRRMADGVQAPRRRRRPAPSQFTEDDPGWGRGSG from the coding sequence GTGAGGGAGGGCGGGCGGCGCGGACCGCTGCGCGAGGGCGACCGCGTCCAGCTCACCGACCCCAAGGGCAAGCTGCACACCATCACCCTCGCCCCCGGGAAGGTCTTCCACACGCACCGTGGCGCCATCGCGCACGACGACCTGCTCGGCCGGCCGGAGGGGACGGTCGTGCGGAGCACGGCGGACCTGGAGTACCTCGCGCAGCGGCCGCTGCTCAGCGACTACGTGCTGTCGATGCCGCGCGGTGCCGCGGTCGTCTACCCGAAGGACGCCGGGCAGATCGTCCACATGGGCGACGTGCACCCCGGCGCGCGCGTGCTCGAGGCGGGGGTCGGCTCCGGCGCCCTCACCATGAGCCTGCTGCGCGCCGTCGGTGACGACGGGCTCGTGCACTCCGTCGAGCGGCGGCAGGACTTCGCCGACATCGCCCGCGGCAACGTCGAGCAGTTCTTCGGCGGCCCGCACCCCGCCTGGCGGCTGCAGGTGGGCGACCTCGTCGAGACGCTCGAGGCAGCCGAGCAGGCCGGGGAGCCCGTCCGGGTCGACCGCTGCGTCCTCGACATGCTCGCGCCGTGGGAGTGCCTGCCCGCGGTCGCCCGGGCGCTGGAGCCCGGCGGCGTCCTCGTCGTCTACGTCGCGACCGCGACGCAGCTGTCCCGGACCGCCGAGGCGGCCAAGGAGGCGGGCTGCTGGACGGAGCCGGGCGCGTGGGAGTCGATGGTGCGCGGTTGGCACCTCGAGGGGCTCGCGGTCCGGCCGCAGCACCGCATGGTCGGGCACACCGGATTCCTGCTCACCACGCGGCGGATGGCCGACGGCGTGCAGGCGCCGCGCCGCCGCCGCCGGCCCGCCCCGTCGCAGTTCACCGAGGACGACCCGGGCTGGGGCCGCGGGAGCGGCTGA